The Raphanus sativus cultivar WK10039 chromosome 2, ASM80110v3, whole genome shotgun sequence DNA segment TTTAATGAGATTTATAATGTTCTTTTGTATATGGAAACCCAATTATTACTCATATTAAATAGAGAGtggaaagtgtttttttttgcaatgaAAATCGAATTATTACTCATATGGAAATCGAATTATGACTCatattaaatatgaaagttaattaagatatttttttcgAAATCGAATTTTGATTAACCGATTTTTGCATTCATTCTCACCTTCTATATTTGTCCTGATTTTTAATGAGATTTATAATGTTCTTTTGTATATGGAAACCCAATTATTACTCATATTAAATAGAGAGTGGAAAGTGCTTATTTTTTTGGCAATGAAAAACGAATTATTACTCATATGGAAATCGAATTATGACTCATATTAAATATGAGAGGGCGGGTATTAAATATGAAGTTCTCTATTGgtatgtttataaatttataattactttATACGTGAATCCTCTGAGATTTAAGTATTTTCGAGTAATAAGCAATCTGTCCGTTTTACATTTATAATCAATGCATATTGCTTTCTACAGATTTATATGGAGCAATGGTAGCAGTAGGAGATATTGACGGAGCTGAGATAGATAACCAGAACATCCACTTCTCATTAGTCAATATGgagtattttttaattattatttattttcataattatattaAACACCGATATGATCCAAATATATGAATGGTATTACGTTCTTTCAACTAACATGTATGAACACATGCACTGTGTAGCACACAGAGATGTTGCtcagtttttacatttttactggAACTCAACCAATGCTCATGTTGTCCTATGTGTGTTACAGTTCTGGCAAATTGTATGGAGTGTTGGTAACTTATATTCTAATCTTTTCAAACCTgaatttgtttaatatattaaacgTTTATTATTATGTTCACTTTTTTTATCATGATCAGGTGGACTCAACCAAGTGAGAACAATTGATGGATTTTCGAGGATTTTATTCGAGCCTGACGATGTGCCAGAGATCCAGTCTTTCAGAAAGAGGTAACACCATTTGATACCAAGATATACATTACATaatatactaacttaaattatattgttttaatagaattcCCTTCTATAACTACTAAGGAATTTGGCAAGGATGCTCTGCTTACgatcttgaatttttttctttctcattaAATCTGTTTTGTTGTTTCCCATTATGAGTTCACACTTttttattttggtgttttttcaTTCggttatcttttaattttaagcttttatttataatatctttttcCCCATAATTACTTCTTAAATCAAATAAAcctgaaattatatatatatatttcaataacATTTGTAATTGACCGAACAAGTATAatgttaaacataaaaatagtgGAAGTATACAGTGCTATATTAGAGGTCATTATCCAATTAAGTGTAACATGATTTTTTTACactgcaaaaaaatatttattcataattttagacAATTGTGAATTAATTCacaacaaaacataattattatatagtGTATATTCTTCTAAATATAAAGCAATAAATACAATAATGATAATAATGGCAATAAGGCCCAATATATCATGTAtgtagattatatttttttctaaaaatatgtatttctaCATTCTAGATAATTCTCTATAATATATTCAGAACAGGAAAATAACATTtagtatttcaaaaaaaaaatcaaatatcttatatactgcccgtttatattatatttattagacTTTAATACTTCTACAATGTattcttttggttttataaaataaataaagttggaaaataaaattttaaagggCTTATCTCACTCCGCGCAGGGCGCGGATCTcaccctagtatatatatatgtttaggtgtaaaaatattatgtaacgTCCAATCGTCCACGACTAATGGATCATCCACATCCGCTCTCTCGGTCTGTGGTCTATCTCATCTCACGGTCGGTCCTTAATTTTCTGAAGGTTTGAAAGTcatgtttactgaccctgcaacaCCATATGATCTTTTTCGGGCTTTAGTTTTCACTAGTACGCTATCGCGAATTACTTCCCAATAAATCATCAATTCTTTTACTACTCTAGCCCAAAACCGTTTAACTTGGAATTCTAAATAGTTGTGTGCCAAAAAGAGTAAGTACACTTAAAGTAACATAGATAgtcaaatcaattattttaaatttttttacatgTCACAACTCGGGATATTATACATTTATTATAGAATTGTAAGTATTAACGAGATTAATTTGTATTAGactcttttaaaaattaatgaaaataattttataagttttgaaAACACGGGTTAATTTCCAAGTTGAATATTATTGTGCCCCTTCAGTTCAACTAAATGTTCGTATTTTTATAAACATCATTTTGGCTTCTGTTATAAAATGTATGCATGATTGGGAATCAAGATATTATTTAGATTAACTAACACAAAATCCATATAAAAGGGGAGGAAAGTGATTggaatccttttttttttttttttttttttttgtcaaacatcTACTTGCATTAATAAAAACAACCAAAGAGTTTAGTCTTCAGCTACATTTAGACGATTAAGGCCAGAGCTTGCTAAGGCATCTGCCTGAGAGTTTTCTAAGCGAGGTACAAAAGAGTAGAACAATGGACAGAAGAGAGTAGCAAGGTTTGTAATATCCTGGAGGATACCCGCGATCTCATTCACATCCCGCCCTTCCCGCAGGGCTGAAACTAGGACTTGAGAGTCCGACAATAGGTGAAGGCTCTGGAGATTTAATTCCTTTGCCTTTTTGAGTGCTTCCCGCATAGCTAGAGCTTCCGACATCAGAGCTGAGCCGACATACAAGCGATTGGAAGAGCCCCGACAGAGAACTTCTCCATCTTCGTTCTTTATAATCCAACCCATTCCTCCTGTTTTTGAGCTTTCCTGCCAAGCCCCATCACACCAACAAGTAGGTATCTTAAGAGAAGTTTCCCTTACCGGTACTTTCTTATTTTGTTGATGAGGTTTCTTCACATTTGCATCCTCCCAGGCTCGAGCGTCAGTAATAGCTTTTGTGATGATTTCTTCCACTCGATATATTGTGCCTTCGAAAATCATCTTATTTCTTGCAGTCCACAGATTCCAGAGCAGCCATGGGATGAGGGGGGATTCCACTAGTCCAACCGGCGGCAGTGAAATGTTTTTAACAGTGGAAGACAACCAACTTTTGAGGGAGATAATTGTTGCATTTGCTGGAACAGGGGAAAACAGAGGTACTTGAGCCCAGAACTCAATTGCAAAAGGACAGGAGATGAAGAGGTGGGCTATAGATTCTGGCTCTCCACATCTTTTGCAGTTTAGTTCTGAGTGAATTCCTCTTGTAGCAAGGAGGGTTCCCACTGGTAGTGCATTATTAAGAGCTCTCCATAGGAAGTGATGGAGCTTTGGCGATATATGCAGCTGCCAGACTAGTTTTTTCCAGTCGAACTCATCAGGGATGGGCATAGGTTTCTCTTGAAAGATCCTTTTGTATCCTGATTTTGCAGAGTAAATTCTTGAAGGATCAGGCAGCCAGACTTGTTTATCCTTTGGCCTTGAGGAGCTTGGGATAATAAGTCTGATAATCTCCTCATAATGAGGTAAATGACATCTAATCATGTCCAGGTTCCACTCGTTAGTCTGCTGGTCTAGAAGGTCCGCTACCATCAAGTTCTGATTGGCTAAGGTAGGTGGACCTATTGGCGCTGAAGGAGTAAATGGAGACAGCCAATGCTCTGACCAGACCCTGATATCTTCCCCGTTTCCCACCAAGAAGCCTAGACCTTTCTTAAGTACCTCTTTTCCAACTTGGATGCTAGTCCAGCCATGTGAGGAGTCCGACTTTTCACTGCTCTCCATGAAGGAGCACTCACTGAAATATTTCCCCTTCAAAACCTGAGCTAAAAGTGAGTTTGGATTGTTTAGAAAGTGATTGGAATCCTTAAAGATTGGAATCAAATAGTGTAAGCAACGCTGGAAATTTGTCTTTTTCTCCATGTGTTTAGTTTCTGACATCGCCACATTTGTTGGAATCTCTGGcaaattatttctattttattctgATTCCACATGACCTGTAATCAAATTAATTCAGTTGTTTTGCTAGATCGGGAAATTATTAGTTTTGATCACGATGACCAATCGTTCTCCTGTCGGTGAACTCAACATTTTTTGGGGGTTAGTTACCGTTTCTTGACTCCATATTAATAAGCTAAGCATACACCGGACTAAGAACAAATCGTCTTAAACGCAAAATTTAATATGCACTACCGAAAGATTGAACCATGGAAATCTGCAATAACATCGTCGCACTCCACTACACCACCGCATCATGTgctgtttatatatgtatttagtGTTTGTGtgcatatttttgtttatatatttacaattacaaatatataaataaaaaggaatctCTGATTAGTCTCCAATTTTACTCCGACTAAGCGTAGCATAGTTCCTAATACAACTTGGAAGTAATCCAATTTAGGATCATATCATAAAGTCACAAAAGAATAAACATGGTCAATAATCATAGATTACCGAAAGGATGGCGATATAGGTGTAATTAAACAAAACGAGATTATTTCCTCCATGAGGCAAGATATACGACCACCGATCCTCATCTTGAGGAAGTTAACCTAATTATTATTTCTCTGTCACGGTTCCACATTACCTGTTTTTTACTACCATTATTGGTTCTTGCTAGGTGCCTAGGTTATTTTTATTGCTTTAAATACTACAAAGGTATAATGGAGTAGTTTATTGTacatacataattaaaaaaaaacacgtgAATTTCttcatacatttttatattccgCATACAGAAATCTCCATACACATTGGTGTCCAAGTTCATTGCTAGGAGTGGCGGATCTAGATAACGGTTAATCGCGGACACAATTACAAACTTTTAAACTAGAAGAGGGCATTCTCATAAGATTTGAGTTAATTGCttcaaaaaaactcaaaatttgaactgaatatttaaacaaaataaaaaattagttggGGGCACGTGACCCGTATCCGTTAAGCTACATCCGTAGTATTGTAgttggtgtttctttttctCAGCACTATTCTTTGTAAacgaatatttatttatccaataaaatattttctaagaaATCAATCTCCATAATTAGCTTTTTATTGCCTCCtgcaaattataaattaaaaaattactgtAGATCTACTGTTTTGATCTATCAATGAAAATATCATATACTAAAGATGCTATATTCTAGTTTCTAAGAGATTCATTCTCTACGTATTTTCCCTGATACTGTTAAGGATACGATctgaaaaaaaagagttgaaatATCGACATCACACGTGGTTACAATGCCTACACCCACCAAATGATTTCACTACATAACgatataaataagtattttagtaattaacaaaaatatgacCAACATTATCAATCGATGAGCTGCCacatgtttattattttaattatttgatccCTCTAggtataattaaaaattagaaaccaaaagacttgttttttctttcctcAGGGAAATGAGGTTATAAAAGCAGAGATCACACATCGACTTATCATAAGTACAAACACATCTTCCTCTCAGTACTCTTCTCTCTACTCTATTCTTCTTCCTGGTAAAAGCCCATACCTGCCCTTTGTGATATCATGGGTCATGAAtggtatgtttttatttatatatttaatttcagaTCATTATTTCACCACTTACTCATTATTCATAACATGCACTAACGTTTATATTACGAATTTCCGCTAattcaatataaaaaatttcagcgttttgaaaataatttataaaataaagtcAGCTTTATATcttcattataaaaaaaatattggttaaTTGTACtagctatatattttaaacGTTCCACTAATTAAGATGAAAAGTCTATAAGTAAACAACACATTTCAGAGCATTGATCAGGAATGTTTCATGTGGGAGCTCGGTCGAATACTTGCATAGATGTTAATTCTATGCATTATATGTCATTTATAGATAACATATTGTGACTAATAGAGAACTTATAAAAATGTAGTATCGATGCATCAAAGGAGTTCAAGTGGGGTGAGGACGTCAACGTTAAAAGTGAAGTGACTGAGATTGTTCTTGTTCGTCATGGAGAAACCACATGGAATGCTGCTGGAAGAATCCAGGTATCTATGCATGGAATTTTATacattatatgtaatatatattgtgACTATTATTTGATATAATGATACATACTGCATTTACATAAACACATTTCTATATAAAAAACTGAATGCAGGGACAAATTGAATCGGATCTTAACGAAATTGGACAAAAGCAGGCTGTTGCAGTTAAGATCTAAGCCCTTTCAAGTTCTTTTTCTCcttctatatatacataataacaCATGCATGATCATTTCTCTTTTGTATAAATAAACATTAGATCGCTGAGAGACTGGGAAAAGAGGAGAGACCCATAGCTATATATTCATCAGACCTCAAGCGAGCCAAAGACACTGCTCTCAAGATCGCGGAAACATGTTTTTGTTCCAAGGTCTGTAAGATTATCTCGATCTACATTCTACCCTATTTAAGAAAAACCATATATATGACATGAGTGCTAAATTATTAACAATAGAAAATAGAGAAATTCAATAGAGTTCTAGATGTTTGtctttataaaaacaaaatacaaaatatttttggtaaaggTTTCCAAAGTTATAGGAGTTgtaattatatctttaaaagatgtatctatcttattaaaacagaaacattctgttagacctaacatttattttataagtttttaaattaaatacacctttatactttatagttaaacctacattaaatcactaatgttactttctttaaactactatccatgtttccaaacatctatcttattaaaacaaaaacattctgttagacctaacatttattttataagttttaaattaaatacacgtttatactttatagttaaacctacattaaatcactaatgttactttctttatactactatccatgtttccaaacaatatacttatttctttgtactactatcaatgtttccaaacaatatattttttatactactatcaatgtttccagacaatacaataattaatcttagttattttatatatatcattttctctttagaattttgtagaaacatcatagtttcataaattgcaaaataatgaactttaaaatttggattataagattacaaattatgaaactattacaatttaaatccaattagattacatatcggtcatccatcagttcaatcggttagtctcgaggtttagtgattttttaacgggtataatcacaatcgggttgaatttaaaaacactgatttaaatgcaaaaatattttaaatacacactctttaaaaattaccaaaatatttgttaagttattagtgaaattttttatcgtaaaatattctgcgctttcaaaacgcgggtcaaaatctagtggtgtattaaaccaaaaaatatttttttttaattaaatatatttatttgtaggTGACTGAAGTACCTGAATTAAAAGAGAGGCATGTGGGTAGTCTTCAAGGGCTATATTGGAAAGAAGGAGCAGAGAAAGAACCTGAAGCTTACTCTGCTTTCTTTTCTTCCCAAAATGACCTCAAGATTCCTATAAGCTTCATCCACACTAATTTTCTATCACTCTTTTCTCATATATTCAGATGCTTAACTACatcttatatttaatatgtGGTCTAATTTTTAACGCATGTGTATTATATAAATCTAAAGGGAGGAGGAGAGAGCTTTGACCAACTTTGTGAGAGATCCATGAATGCCCTTGTGCAAATTGCAAAGAAGCACAAAGGTACCAATActataaaatatgtttacatAATCACAAAGTTGCAACTTCTTACGTGTAAATATATGTGCATTGTGTGGAAATGAAGGAGAGAGAGTGATAGTAGTGACTCATGGGGGAGTTTTGAGGGCAATTTACATGAGCATCACACAAGCTTCCTCTGCTGGGAAACTCCTCAATGCTTCGGTGAATGTTGTTCGCTTCAGTGACGAGAAATGGATCATTGATTCATGGAGCGATGTATCGCATCTCTCATCCGTTGGATTCCTCCAACGTGGCTTTGATGGAGATGCCAAGCCCTAGAGAATAATTACCCATTCTGTGGATCTccttcataaataatattatgtgtACTTATTTGATGTT contains these protein-coding regions:
- the LOC108818892 gene encoding metal-independent phosphoserine phosphatase, with the translated sequence MGHECIDASKEFKWGEDVNVKSEVTEIVLVRHGETTWNAAGRIQGQIESDLNEIGQKQAVAIAERLGKEERPIAIYSSDLKRAKDTALKIAETCFCSKVTEVPELKERHVGSLQGLYWKEGAEKEPEAYSAFFSSQNDLKIPGGGESFDQLCERSMNALVQIAKKHKGERVIVVTHGGVLRAIYMSITQASSAGKLLNASVNVVRFSDEKWIIDSWSDVSHLSSVGFLQRGFDGDAKP